CATCCGCGGCTTCCAGGCGACGCAGACCGGCGTCTTCATGGACGGCCTCCAGCTCTATTCCTACGGCTTCGGCGGCTTCCAGATCGACCCGTTCCTGCTCGAGCGCGTCGAGGTCCTGAAGGGCCCGGCCTCCGTGCTCTATGGCGGCGCCAATCCGGGCGGCATCATCAACCTCGTCAGCAAGCGCCCGAACGGCAAGAACTTCGGCAATGTCGAGGTCGGCATCAATAATTTCGGCAACGCCTATGTCGGCATCGATGTCGGCGTCAGCGACAAGAAGGGCATCTGGAGCACGCGCCTGACGGGCAGACTCTCGGGCGGCGACCAGTACACCGACTATTCCAAGGATTTCCGCGGCGTGATCATGCCGCAGATCACCTACCAGCCGACCGGCGCCACCCGTTTCACCGCCTACGGTATGTACGCGGCGCTCGATCAGGTCCGTGTCGGCGGCGGCTTCCTGCCCTATGTCGGCACGGTGGTGAACGCGCCCTTCGGCAAGATCCGCCGCGACGCCTTCTTCGGCGAGCCGGCGATCGACGATCAGGAGCGCACCCAGACGCTCGTCGGCTACGAGTTCCAGCACCAGTTCGCCAACAACTGGAACTTCACGCAGAACCTGCGCTACGGCGTGATGACGGGCTCGCAGCTCGGCCCCTACGGCTACGGCTACTTCGCTCCGGATTCGCCCTTCGGCAATCGCTTCCAGCCGGTGGGGCCGGACTACCAGCTCTACCGCATCGGCTTCCAGGAGCGGACGCGGGTCAGGACGTTCACGGTCGACAACCGCATCGACGGCAAGGTCGATACCGGACCGCTGCAGCATTCGCTGCTGTTCGGCGTCGACTACAGATACTTCAACATCGACCACACGCAGGCTTCGGGCGGCGCCACGCCGATCAGTGTGACCAACCCGATCTACGGCGCACCGCAGGGCATGCCCGGCGTCTATCTCGACCAGGACCTGAAGCATCATCAGCTCGGCTTCTACGCGCAGGACCAGATCCGCTTCGGCGGCGGCTGGCTGCTGACGCTGAACGGCCGCTACGACTATGTCGACAAGAAGTCGGTCAGCGCGCCCGGGCTACTATTCTCGCCGAGCTACGAGAAAGAGGAGGCCGCCTGGAGCGGCCGCGCCGGCCTCGCCTATGAATTCGCCAACGGGCTGACCCCCTATGCCAGCGTCGCAACCTTCTTCAACCCGGTCTTCGACGCGAACCCGAACCTCACCGGCGGAGCGGCCCAGCCCTTCCGTCCGGAAGAGGGCCGGCAGTTCGAGGCCGGCGTGAAGTACAAGCCGACCTTCATGGACGCGCTGCTCACGGCCTCGGTCTTCCACCTCACCAAGCAGAACGTGCTGAACCCGGCGCCGACGGCGATCAATCTCTTTGCCCAGCAGCAGCTCGGCGAAGTGACGTCGCGCGGCGTCGAGTTCGAGGCCAAGGCCAACGTCACCAAGGACCTGAAGCTGCTCGCCTCCTTCACCGCCTTCGACCTGAAGACGACCAAGGACACCCGCCCGTTGCTCGTCGGCAAGACGCCGATCGTCGTCCCGGAGGTCACCGCTTCGGCCTGGCTCGACTACACCGTGCCGGAAGGCTTCTTCAAAGGCGTCGGGCTCGGCGCCGGCGTGCGCTATGTCGGCCGCTCCTTCGCCGATGCCGAGAACACGCTGAAGGTGCCGGCCGCGACCCTCGTCGATGCCGCGATCCGCTACCAGATCGGCAACTGGGGCATGGCGGTCAACGTCACCAACCTCTTCGACAAGACCTATGTGAAGAGCTGCAACGGCTATTCCGGCTGCGGCTACGGCGATGCGCGCACCGTCACCGTCTCGGCGAATTACCGCTGGTAAGGGCACCATCAACCACCCAAGGCCGCAGCCACCCGCTGCGGCCTTGGGGCTGTGCTCGAACACATTGAATTTTCACGGAACCGCGCCGTCATCCCGGGCTTGACCCGGGATCCATGCCGGGTTTCTCAAGAGATCGTCAGGCATGGATCCCGGGTCTCCGCTTCGCCGCGTCCGGGATGACATGCGTTTCAATCAAAACGCAGCACGCACTAGACCCTGATAGATGATCGCCCTCCCTCCATTCCCGACACGACGCGGCGCACTCGCGCTTCTCGCGGCTGCGGGCCTGCCGCTGCCGGCCCGGGCGGCCGGCCTGCGCGTCGCAACCGTGGACTGGTCGGTGCTGGAGACATTGCTCGCGCTCGAAGCTCCCCCGGTCGCCGCACCGGAATTGCGGCAGTTCCGCGAGGTCGCGGTCGAGCCGGAGGTGCCGGCAGGGGTCACCGATCTCGGCCTGCGCGGCACCGTCAACTTCGAATTGCTGCTGCTGTCGCGACCGGAGCTGATCTACTCGTCCAGCTTCTATGTCTCGTCCGAACCACGTTTGCGTCGGATCGCGCCGGTCGAGAGCTTCTCGATCTATGCGCCGGGGCGAGCCCCCTATGAGCCGGCGGTCGCCATGACTCGCAGCATCGGCGAGCGCCTCGGCATCGCCGCCGGGGCCGAGCGCTACATCGCCGAGACCGAGGCCGAACTCGCGGCCCTGCGCGAACGGCTGAAGCCCCATGCCGCGCGCCCGGTGATCCCGGTCAATCTCGGCGACACCAGGCATTTCCGCGTCTTCGGCGCCGACAGCATGTTCGGCGAAGTGCTGACGCGTCTCGGCCTCGCCAACGCCTGGACGGACCAGACGAGCTATTCCGCCATGGCGCCGATCGGCCTCGAGGCGCTCGTTCGCATGCCCGATGCCTTCGTCGCGCTGATCCCGCCGGTGCCGCCCGGCGCGATGCGCACGCTCGCGGCCAGCGCCTTCTGGAACGCCCTGCCCAATCTCCGCGACGGGCGATTGCTGGAGCTCGGCTCGATCAATCCCTATGGTGGCCTGCCCGCGGCACGGCGCTTCGCGCGGCTGCTGGCAGAGGCTTTGCTCAAGGCGGAGACGGCGCGTGGCTGAAGCCGTCCAGCCCGCGCGGCCGCTGCGGAAAGGCCATCCCGGCGCCTGGCTCCTGGCCGCGCTGACAGCGGCAGCGCTCCTCGCCACCGTCGTGGCCACGCGGCCGCCGCTGCCCGGCTCGCCGGAGCTCGCCCGGGCACTCGAAAACATCCTGCTCTGGCAAAGCCTGATGCCGCGCGCCGTCACGGCGCTGATATGCGGCGCCGCGCTCGGGCTCGCCGGCATGCTGCTGCAGCGCGTTTTGCGCAACCCGATCGCCGACGCCTCGACGCTAGGTGTCGCCTCCGGCGCGCAGCTCGCGCTCACCATCGCCACGGCCTATGCACCCGCATTGATCGCCTTCTCGCGCGAAGGCGTCGCGCTGGTCGGCGCCATCGTCGCGGTCGCCCTCGTCCTCGGCCTGAGCTGGCGCCGCGGTCTCGACCCGATGACCGTGGTGCTCTCGGGCATGGTGGTCTCGCTGGTCTCGGCGGCGGCAAGCGCGACCGTCATCCTCGCCAAGGGCGAATATGTGCTGTCGCTCTTCATCTGGGGCGCCGGCTCGCTCAACCAGCAGAGCTGGGATGTGGCTCTGGCGCTCGGCCCGCGCTTTCTGCTGAGCGCGCTTGCCGCCGCGCTGCTGCTTCGCCCCCTCGCCTTGCTGGGGCTCGACGAGGATATGGCCCGCAGCCTCGGCCTCGCCCTGCATGCCACCCGCCTCGCCGTGCTCGGCATCGCCATCTGGCTCGCGGCCAGCGTCACGGCCGAGGTCGGCGTGATCGGCTTCGTCGGACTGGCCGCACCGGCACTCGCCCGTGAACTCGGCGCCCGTACGCCGCGCCAGATGCTGCTCGCGGCGCCCACGCTCGGCGCGCTGCTCCTGTCGATCACCGACAGCGCCGTGCAGCTGCTGGGCTCCGGCTTCAACGACCTCGCCCCGACCGGCGCCGCGACCGCCCTGTTCGGTGGGCCTTTGCTGCTGTGGCTGATGCGGCGCGTCCCGCCTGCCCTGCCGCCTCAGGCAACCGACGCCGTGCCGGGCGCCGACCGAACCTCGAGATCGTTCCGGGCTCTCGCGCCGCTTGCCGCGCTCATCATGGCGGTCGCTGCGCTCGGCCTTGTTCTCGGGCGCGGACCTGACGGGTGGGGCCTCGCGGCCGGCCCGCTCTTCTGGGAGCTGCTGCCCTTCCGCGGCCCGCGTCTCGTCGCAGCCGGAACAGCGGGCGCATTGCTCGGCGCTGCCGGCTGCCTGATGCAGCGCCTCACCGCCAATCCGCTCGCGGGACCCGAAGTGCTCGGCGTCAGCGCCGGTGGCGGCGTCGGGTTGCTGCTTGCGCTCAGCCTATTGCCGGCGAGTCCCTTTGCGATGCTGGCCGGCATCGCGGGCGGCTCGCTCGCCGTGCTCCTGGTCATGCTGCTCTTCGCCGCGCGCCCGGGGGTCGGGCCGCAACGCCTGCTGCTCGCCGGCATCGCCATGGGCGCGCTCTGCATGGCCGTGGTCTCGACCGCGATGGCTCAGGGCGATCTGCGCGCCTACATGCTGCTGGTCTGGCTGTCGGGCTCGACCAACCGCGCCGGCGAAGTCGAGGCCTGGACCGGCCTCATCGCCTGCATCGTGCTGATCGCGCCGCTCCTGCTCGCGGTGCGCTGGCTCGACCTGCTGCCGCTGGGAGAGGCGACGAGCCGCAGCCTCGGCCTGCCGGTCGAGCGCAGCCGGCTCTATCTCGCCGCGCTGGCTGCCCTGATGACGGCGGTCGCGTCGCTTCTGGTCGGACCGTTGAGCCTGATCGGGCTCATCGCCCCGCACCTCGCCCGTCTCGCCGGTTTCGCGCGCAGCCGCGACCAGTTGCTCGCGTCGGTCCTGATCGGCTGCGGCGTGATGATCCTCGCAGATTGGCTCGCGCGGCTCGTCGCTTTCCCCTATCAGGTGCCCGTCGGGCTGTTCGCCGCGCTGATCGGCGGCCCCTATCTGGTCTGGCTGCTGAACCGCGGAGGAAGCCGGCATGGCTGATGAGATCGAGCTCCATGCGAGCGCGCGCGTCGTGCTGGCCGATCCGATGGCCGTGCTCGATCGCGTCTGCGCTCATTTCACCGAGCACGGCAGCGTGACACGCCACCCGGAGGGCGCTCGTCTCGACGGCCCCTATGGCTCGGTCGAGATCGAGGTCGCCGACGGCGCGCTGGACCTGTCCGTGACCAGCGCGAACGAGACCTATCTCTTCGTCGTCAAATCCTCGGTCGCCGAGCATCTGTTCGAGTTCGCCGCGGGAGAAGCGTTCGAGCTGAGCTGGCAGGGGGATATCCCCGCGCAGATGCAGATCCCCTATTTCCGCGAGGCGGTGGTGCGCAGCGCCCATGACATCACGCCGACGATGCGGCGCGTCGTCTTGGCCTGCGAGGACACCGCGCATTTCGAAAGCGGCGGCCTGCATGTCCGGGTCCTGATCCCACCGCCGGGGCGCGCGCCGGTCTGGCCGAGCGCGGGGGCCGACAGCCGTGTCATCTGGCCGGAAGGCGAGGACGAACTGGTGAAGCGGGTCTACACCATCCGCGCCATCGACCATCAGCGCAGGGAGTTGACCGTTGACGTCGTGCTGCACGACGATTCGCCAGGCTCGGTCTGGGCGCGCAACGCAGGGGCCGGCGACCGTGTCGGCCTGCTCGGACCGGGCGGCGGCGACGTCGCGCCGGCCGACTGGTATCTGCTCTGCGGGGACGAGACCGCCCTGCCGGCGATCGCGCGCATCGCCACCTCGCTGCCCGCCACCGCCCGCGCGGCGGTGGTGATCGAGGTCGCCGACGGGGCCGAGGAGCAGGAAATCCTGTCCGACGCCGCAATCGAGGTCATCTGGCTGCATCGCAACGGCGCATCGGCCGGCTCGACGGATCTGCTGCCTGACGCTGTCCGCTCGATCGCGCTGCCGGAGAGCGGCGACCCGTTCGTCTTCGCGGGCTGCGAGCAGGCTGCCGCGCGCGCCATCCGCAAGCATCTGCGCCAAGAGCGCAAACTGCCGAAGGACCGCCATCTCGTCGCGGCCTATTGGCGCCGCGGCCATTCCGACGTGCACGACCACGGCGATTGAGAGCCCCGCCGGCCGCGCCCCGTAACGGGTACGAGGCCGGCCAGACCCTCGGTCGGTCGAGGCGCGGATCGGAGAGAGCGGCCGTCAGGCCGCCTTTTTGCCCGCGTCGAACGGGATCTCGATGTCGACAGCCAGCGTCGAGACCTGAGCGCCGCGTTCCATGCGGACGCTGACCTTCTCGTCGTCGACCTGCATGTGCTTCGAGATCGCGCGCAGGATTTCATCCCTGAGCTTGGTGACGAGGTCGGAGTCGCCGACGGCGGCGCGCTCATGCGCCAGCAGCACCTGCAGTCGCTCGCGCGCAGCCGGGGCCGACTGGGAGCGGGAGAAAAGACGGAGCAGGTTCATGCCGCTTTCCTTCCGAAGAACTTGCCGAAGAAGCCGCGCTTCTCCCCGGGGATGGTGATCGGCAGGGCCTCGCCCTTGAGCCGGCGCGCCGCTTCGAAATAGGCGATCGCCGGCGCGCTGCGCTCGTCCGCCAGCGTGACGGGAGAGCCGACGTTCGACGCCCGCAACACGTCCATGCTTTCCGGAACGATGCCGAGCAGCGGAATCGACAGGATTTCGAGGACGTCGTCCACCTTCAGCATGTCGCCGCGCTCGGCCCTGACGGGGTCGTAGCGGGTGAGGAGCAGATGCTTCTCCATGCGCTCGCCGTTCTCGGCCTTGAGCGTCTTGGAATCGAGCAGGCCGATGATGCGGTCGGAATCGCGCACCGAAGAGACTTCCGGATTGGTGACGACGATGGCGATATCGGCATGGCGCATCGCCAGCGTCGCGCCGCGCTCGATGCCGGCCGGGCTGTCGCAGATCACCCAGTCGAACGAATGCTTAAGGGCGCCGATGACCGCCTCGACGCCCTGCGCCGTCAGGTTGTCCTTATCGCGCGTCTGCGAGGCCGGCAGCAGGTAGAGCGTCTCGAGCCGCTTGTCGCGGATCAGCGCCTGGGTCAACTTGGCTTCGCCCTGGATCACGTTGACGAGGTCGTAGACCACACGCCGTTCGGCGCCCATGACCAGGTCCAGATTGCGCAGGCCGACGTCGAAATCGACGACCACGACCTTCTCGCCGTTCTGGGCGAGGGCTGCGCCAAGCGCCGCCGACGACGTCGTCTTGCCGACGCCGCCTTTGCCCGATGTGACCACGATGACCTTGCCCATTGACCTCTCCTGTTGATGTGGACGCGCCTTAGGCGAGTGATCCGACCTTGAAACTGTCGCCTTCCAGCCAGAACTGGACGGCCTTCCCGCGCAGGTCCGTTTCCAGGTCCTCGGCCGTCTTGTAGTAGCCGTCGATCGCGACGAGCTCGGCTTCGAGCTTGCGGCAGAAGATGCGCGCCGAGGCGTTGCCCATCGTTCCGGCCATGGCCCGGCCCCGCAGCGTGCCGTAGATGTGGATCGAGCCACCCGCGATGACCTCGGCCCCCGAGGCGACCGAGCCGACGATGGTCACGTCGCCTTCGGTGAAGATCACCGACTGGCCGGAACGGACGGGTTGGGTCACGACCAGGGAAGGCGCCGCCTTCGGCATTGGCATGGCCGGCGGGGCGGCGCTCTCGGGCGCATGAGGCTGGCCGCCCTCTTCCGCCGCGGGCACCTCGATATCCGAAGTCGGGCGGCCATCCGTCATCGCCGGCGGCAGATCCGCCCCGAGCAGCGAGGGGCGCGCGCCCTCGATGCCCATGATCCGCACGTTGCGGGTGCCGAGCCTGTCGATCAGGTCACGAAGCTGGGGACGGTCGACATCCAGCCCGGTGATGTCGAGGACCACCGGCCGCCGCATGAAGAAGCCGGTCGAGCGCGAGGCCAGGTCGTCGAGCCGCACCAGCCAGTCTTCGAAGGGAAGCTCCGGGGTCAGCGACAGCGCAAGGAAGCTGCGCCCCTTGAGACGAATGGGTCGGGGTTGGGTTAACACGCCGGTCATCTTGGTAAATTTTCGGTTTCTTCGGTGTATCGAGCGTATGGTTAACAAGCGGTAAACCGCTGGCTCGTATCCACGGGAGAAGCCGACGGCATGCGCCGGACCGTCCGGCCGAGGCCGGGGGCAAGAGCCGCTCGTTGCGCGCGACGGCGGCCTGAGTTTCAGCCGGAATTCGCCTGGGATAACCCGCTTATTCCGCCGGAGCGGCCGTCTCCGACGCTCCCTGCGCGAGACAGTAGAACGCCAGCGAAGCAAGCCAGACGATCAGGCCGAACACGGCGGCGCCAGCCAGGACCAATCCGAACCCGCCCTGCGCATGCAGGAGCGCCAGCATCGGAACGACGAAACCGCTCACGGTGAAGCCGAGGAAATATCGCACGCTGAACGCCTTGGCGCGGTGCTGGGCCGGCACGTAGCGGGCGACCATCGCATCGTTGACGACGACCTGCCCGTAGATCGCGGCGATCGTCAGAACGAGGCCGACCAGCAGCAGCAGGCCCTGCGTCGTGGCCGCGATCACAAGGCCGAGCGGCTGGAAGAGAGCAAGGCCGACGAACAGCGAAGGCAGCGTATAACCGTCCACCAATCGGCCCATCAGCCACTGCATTCCGGCCCCGAACACGAAGACCAGTGTCGCCAGGGAGCCGATGAGCGCCAGCGGCAGGTCGAGGCCGAGCCGTTCGTCGATGACTTTCGGCAGCGCGATCGTGGTGATGTTGAAGGTCATGCCGCCGGCGATGACCGCGACGGCGAACACGGCGAGAAGCGCCAGCGGACGGCTGACCGGGATGAGCTCGGTCTTCCCGGTCCGGCTCGCATGTGGCGTCCCGTCACCGGGAACGAGCGCGATGAAGGCCGCTCCAAGCGCGAGGCAGACGAGGCCGGGCAGCACGAAGGCAGCGCGCCAGCCGAGGCTTGCCGCCAGAAGGGCGGTGACGCCGGCCGCCGAAGCCGCGCCGAGATTGCCCCAGACCGCGTTGATCCCGAGATCGCGCCCGAGCTGGCGGGCATGATTGACCAGCATCGTCGAGCCGACCGGGTGATAGATCGCCGATGCCACGCCGAGCACGAGCAGCCAGGCCGCGAAGGCCGTCGGCCCGTTCGCGCTGGCGACGCCGAGGCAGGAAACCCCATAGCCGAGGAAGAACACGGCGAGCATGTTGCGCCGGCCGAAGCGATCCGAAAGCCATCCCATCGGCAGGGAACACAGGCCGAAGGCGACGAAGGCGCCCGTCGCAAGCCCGATGAGCTCGGCGTAGCTCAGGCCGGTCTGCGCCGCGATGGCGATCACGGCCGTCGGATAGATCAGCAGCACGAAATGATCGAGTGCATGCGCGGCATTGACGAAGAGGAGCGTTCGCTTGGACAGCGTCTCGGGGCTCATGGGCATGCTCTTGGCGGCGACGGACTCTTCTACCTTGACCCGCTGCGCCCGTCGGGCCGTTATTCGGCATGATCGGGCCAAAAGGAGCGCGCCCATGCGGAGCGAAAGCGACGCCTATCAAACGGTTCCGCGCGCAGTCGCCGTCATGCCCAGGACCTATGAGGCGGGCGCGAGCACCGGCTGGCACAGTCATCCGCGCGCCCAATTGCTCTACGCCACCACCGGCTTGACGCTGGTGACGGCGGAGGACGGCACCTGGATTCTGCCCGCGCGCCATGCGCTGTGGATTCCGCCGGGGCTTTCCCATGAGGTGAGAATGCACGGGCAGGTTTCGATGTGTTCGGCCTATATCGCGCCCGAAGCCGTCGGAATTCTGCCGAAGGGCTGTCGTGTGCTTGAGGTGACGCCGCTGCTTGCTTCCTCGCTGGTGGCACTGGCGGCCGAGCTCCTCCTCTATGACGAAGGCGGGCGCGGCGGACATCTCGCTGCGCTGATCCTGGACGAGATCGCACGTGCCCCCGAAACACCTCTGACCTTGCCTCTGCCGCGAGATCCGCGATTGCGGCGTGTCTGCGATGCACTGCTGAAGGACCCCGCCTCGAACCTCGATCTCGACGACTGGGCCCAGCGCGCGGGAGCAAGCCGGCGCACGCTGACCCGCAGTTTCCGCGCGGATACCGGCATGAGCTTCGGCGAATGGCGGACACGCATGCGCGTGGTGCGCGCGCTGGCTATGGCGACGGATGGCAGCCCTCCGCACCGCATCGCCCGCGCCGTCGGCTATGCCGATCTGCGGGCGCTGCGCACAGCCGCCTCGCGGGTCCTTGGCAGCGCAGACCTGTCCTGGTGAACAGAGCCGGCCTGCTTTCCGAGAGAACTAGCCGGGCTTCTTGAGGTCGATCACCTTGATGGTTCCGCTAGGCTCGCGCTCGGGAACCTCGCCGCCTCCGATTTCGACGGTGCCGGAGTGGTGCTTCTCGGCAGCAAGGCCTTCGGAGTCGCGCGGTTCATAGGGCGCATGTGGACCGGTCGGGTGAGCCGAGCGCGGGTTTGGGCCGGCTCGATGCTCGTTCTCCTCCCCGGGTTGCCCGGGGCGCCGAGCCGTCGAGTAGCCCGCGGGCGTATCGGTTTTGCGGTCTCGATCGATGTTCATGGGTTCACTCCTCCCAGAGTCGAACCTCCGCATCCGGATCAAGTTCCAGCATGGCGGCAGCAACCCTCCGGCTTGCAGCCCCAAGCCCGCCATTGGCGGATGGCTGACGTCCGCTGCGGTGCTCAGGAGAGGGCTCATTGTTTCAAATGATTATAAACTGAGCGATAATAATTGACAGCCGTGACCCATGGGAATCTAACGCCGGCCCATCGCGCAATCTGTATTGGCAGGAGAAGGTCGCCATGAGGTCCTATTCGTCCCTCGCTCTTCGAATTGGTGTTCTCGCCATCTCCCTCGCTGCGGCGGGCGCGGTTAGTGCCCAGGATGGCATCACGGTCTACAACGCCCAGCACGCCAGCCTGACCCAGGCCTGGGCCGATGGCTTCACCAAGGAGACCGGGATCAAGGTCACGATCCGCAAGGGCTCCGACACCGAACTCGCCAACCAGATCGTCCAGGAGGGCGCCTCCTCCCCCGCCGACGTCTTCGTCACCGAAAACTCTCCGGCCATGGTGCTGGTCGAGAAGGCCGGCCTGTTCGAGGCGCTGCCCAAGGACATCCTCGATCAGGTGCCGGCCCAGTTCCGCCCCACGAGCGGGCGCTGGACGGGCGTCGCCGCGCGCAGCACCGTCTTCGCCTATGACAAGCGCAAGCTGAAGGAAGCCGACCTGCCGAAGTCGATGCTCGACCTCGCCGATGCGAAGTGGAAGGGCCGCTGGGCGGCTTCGCCGTCGGGCGCCGATTTCCAGGCGATCGTCGGCGCGCTTCTCGTCCTCAAGGGCGAGAAGATCACCGCCGACTGGCTCAAGGCCATGAAGGAAAACTCCAGCGCCTATCGCGGCAACAGCGTCGCCATGAAGGGCGTGAACGCCGGCGAGGTCGAAGGCGCGGTGATCTACCACTACTACTTCTTCGGCGACCAGGCGAAGACGGCCGAGAACAGCAGCAACGTCTCCCTGCACTATTTCCGCAACCAGGATCCCGGCGCTTTCCTGAGCACGTCGGGCGCCGGCGTTCTCGAATCCAGCAAGCACAAGAAGGAGGCCGAAGCCTTCGTGAAATGGATGGGCGGCAAGCATGGGCAGGCCGTCCTGCGCGACGGCGATTCCTTCGAATACGCCATCGGCAACGGCGAGGCCTCCAATCCGAAGCTGGAGCCGATCGCCAAGCTCGACGCGCCGAAGGTCGAGCCTTCGCAGCTCGACAGCAAGAAGGTCACCGAGTTGATGACCGCTGCCGGCCTGCTCTGACGCAATTGTGCCGGCTGATGGCGTGTGCGAGAGCCCCTCGCACGCGCCTTCTCCCATGACCGTTTCGCTTTCCCTCGACACGCCGGCTCTGCCGGTCTTGCCGCTCAGGCGGCAGCGCCATCTCGCCGGCCGGGCGACGCTGCTGCTCGCCGGCGCCGTCTCGCTATGCGCGCTGCTGCCGCTCGGGTTCATCGCGTGGATTGCGATCGAGACAGGCTGGCAGACGGCCTTCGCCCTGATCTGGCGCCCCCGTGTCGGCGAATTGCTCGTCGACACGCTGCTGCTCGAACTGTGCACGCTGCCACCCGCAATCCTGCTCGCGGTCGCGCTGGCCTGGCTCACCGAGCGCAGCGACATGCCGGGAGCCAAGTTCTTCTCCTGGCTCACCGTCGCGCCGCTCGCCGTGCCCGCCTTCGTCCAGTCCTATGCCTGGTTCAGCCTGCTGCCCCGCTTTCACGGGCTGCCGGCGGCGGTGCTGGTGTCCGTCCTCGCCTATCTGCCGTTCCTTTATCTGCCCGTCGCCGCGCAACTGCGCCGGATCGATCCTGCGCTCGAGCATGCCGCCGCCTCGCTCGGGCAGTCTCCGTCTCGCGTGTTCATGAGGGTGGTCCTGCCGCAGCTGCGGCTCGCCATCTGCGGCGGCAGCCTTCTCGTCGGGCTGCATCTGCTGGCCGAATACGGGCTCTACGCGATGATCCGCTTCGACACCTTCACCACCGCGATCATTGATCAGTTCCAGTCGAGCTATAACGGCCCGGCAGCGAACATGCTCGCGGGCGTGCTGGTTCTGAACTGCTTCGGACTGATCGGGCTCGAATGGGTGCTGCGCGGCAACGCGCGCTATGCCCGGCTCGGTTCCGGCGCGCCGCGTCCCGCCCCGCCGCAAGGGCTCGGAGCCTGGCGGGTCCCGGCGCTCGCGCTGCCGCTCGCCTTCGCCGCGCTCAGTCTCGGCGTGCCCATGCTGACGCTCTCCCGCTGGCTCATGGTGGCGGGAGACGATGTCTGGCGGCAGGATGCGCTGGCCGCATCCCTCGCCGGGACATTGGGCTATGCCGGTCTCGGGGCGCTGGCGACCGTGGCGGCCGCACTGCCGATGGCCTGGCTGTC
Above is a genomic segment from Bosea sp. NBC_00550 containing:
- the minD gene encoding septum site-determining protein MinD yields the protein MGKVIVVTSGKGGVGKTTSSAALGAALAQNGEKVVVVDFDVGLRNLDLVMGAERRVVYDLVNVIQGEAKLTQALIRDKRLETLYLLPASQTRDKDNLTAQGVEAVIGALKHSFDWVICDSPAGIERGATLAMRHADIAIVVTNPEVSSVRDSDRIIGLLDSKTLKAENGERMEKHLLLTRYDPVRAERGDMLKVDDVLEILSIPLLGIVPESMDVLRASNVGSPVTLADERSAPAIAYFEAARRLKGEALPITIPGEKRGFFGKFFGRKAA
- the minE gene encoding cell division topological specificity factor MinE translates to MNLLRLFSRSQSAPAARERLQVLLAHERAAVGDSDLVTKLRDEILRAISKHMQVDDEKVSVRMERGAQVSTLAVDIEIPFDAGKKAA
- a CDS encoding siderophore-interacting protein, with the translated sequence MADEIELHASARVVLADPMAVLDRVCAHFTEHGSVTRHPEGARLDGPYGSVEIEVADGALDLSVTSANETYLFVVKSSVAEHLFEFAAGEAFELSWQGDIPAQMQIPYFREAVVRSAHDITPTMRRVVLACEDTAHFESGGLHVRVLIPPPGRAPVWPSAGADSRVIWPEGEDELVKRVYTIRAIDHQRRELTVDVVLHDDSPGSVWARNAGAGDRVGLLGPGGGDVAPADWYLLCGDETALPAIARIATSLPATARAAVVIEVADGAEEQEILSDAAIEVIWLHRNGASAGSTDLLPDAVRSIALPESGDPFVFAGCEQAAARAIRKHLRQERKLPKDRHLVAAYWRRGHSDVHDHGD
- the fhuB gene encoding Fe(3+)-hydroxamate ABC transporter permease FhuB, yielding MAEAVQPARPLRKGHPGAWLLAALTAAALLATVVATRPPLPGSPELARALENILLWQSLMPRAVTALICGAALGLAGMLLQRVLRNPIADASTLGVASGAQLALTIATAYAPALIAFSREGVALVGAIVAVALVLGLSWRRGLDPMTVVLSGMVVSLVSAAASATVILAKGEYVLSLFIWGAGSLNQQSWDVALALGPRFLLSALAAALLLRPLALLGLDEDMARSLGLALHATRLAVLGIAIWLAASVTAEVGVIGFVGLAAPALARELGARTPRQMLLAAPTLGALLLSITDSAVQLLGSGFNDLAPTGAATALFGGPLLLWLMRRVPPALPPQATDAVPGADRTSRSFRALAPLAALIMAVAALGLVLGRGPDGWGLAAGPLFWELLPFRGPRLVAAGTAGALLGAAGCLMQRLTANPLAGPEVLGVSAGGGVGLLLALSLLPASPFAMLAGIAGGSLAVLLVMLLFAARPGVGPQRLLLAGIAMGALCMAVVSTAMAQGDLRAYMLLVWLSGSTNRAGEVEAWTGLIACIVLIAPLLLAVRWLDLLPLGEATSRSLGLPVERSRLYLAALAALMTAVASLLVGPLSLIGLIAPHLARLAGFARSRDQLLASVLIGCGVMILADWLARLVAFPYQVPVGLFAALIGGPYLVWLLNRGGSRHG
- a CDS encoding TonB-dependent siderophore receptor, coding for MCYFTNMKSHFILCSTASLAALLYGGAALAQTPPGPTVQLDTITVEGQADTAAGPVNGYVATRSATGSKDNTPIIAIPQAVSVVGREEIDDRKALKVDEALRYTAGVAAQTFGPDPDTDWFYIRGFQATQTGVFMDGLQLYSYGFGGFQIDPFLLERVEVLKGPASVLYGGANPGGIINLVSKRPNGKNFGNVEVGINNFGNAYVGIDVGVSDKKGIWSTRLTGRLSGGDQYTDYSKDFRGVIMPQITYQPTGATRFTAYGMYAALDQVRVGGGFLPYVGTVVNAPFGKIRRDAFFGEPAIDDQERTQTLVGYEFQHQFANNWNFTQNLRYGVMTGSQLGPYGYGYFAPDSPFGNRFQPVGPDYQLYRIGFQERTRVRTFTVDNRIDGKVDTGPLQHSLLFGVDYRYFNIDHTQASGGATPISVTNPIYGAPQGMPGVYLDQDLKHHQLGFYAQDQIRFGGGWLLTLNGRYDYVDKKSVSAPGLLFSPSYEKEEAAWSGRAGLAYEFANGLTPYASVATFFNPVFDANPNLTGGAAQPFRPEEGRQFEAGVKYKPTFMDALLTASVFHLTKQNVLNPAPTAINLFAQQQLGEVTSRGVEFEAKANVTKDLKLLASFTAFDLKTTKDTRPLLVGKTPIVVPEVTASAWLDYTVPEGFFKGVGLGAGVRYVGRSFADAENTLKVPAATLVDAAIRYQIGNWGMAVNVTNLFDKTYVKSCNGYSGCGYGDARTVTVSANYRW
- the minC gene encoding septum site-determining protein MinC, with product MTGVLTQPRPIRLKGRSFLALSLTPELPFEDWLVRLDDLASRSTGFFMRRPVVLDITGLDVDRPQLRDLIDRLGTRNVRIMGIEGARPSLLGADLPPAMTDGRPTSDIEVPAAEEGGQPHAPESAAPPAMPMPKAAPSLVVTQPVRSGQSVIFTEGDVTIVGSVASGAEVIAGGSIHIYGTLRGRAMAGTMGNASARIFCRKLEAELVAIDGYYKTAEDLETDLRGKAVQFWLEGDSFKVGSLA
- a CDS encoding ABC transporter substrate-binding protein translates to MIALPPFPTRRGALALLAAAGLPLPARAAGLRVATVDWSVLETLLALEAPPVAAPELRQFREVAVEPEVPAGVTDLGLRGTVNFELLLLSRPELIYSSSFYVSSEPRLRRIAPVESFSIYAPGRAPYEPAVAMTRSIGERLGIAAGAERYIAETEAELAALRERLKPHAARPVIPVNLGDTRHFRVFGADSMFGEVLTRLGLANAWTDQTSYSAMAPIGLEALVRMPDAFVALIPPVPPGAMRTLAASAFWNALPNLRDGRLLELGSINPYGGLPAARRFARLLAEALLKAETARG